The stretch of DNA CTTCGCTGACCCAGAGGAGGCATGGGTCATCGAGATCTGCTGCAGCCCAACGGGCACGGGCGGTCTCTGGGTCGCAGAGAGGATACCTGACGGCGAGGTCTTTGTCGCCGGCAACGAGTTTCGGATCCGCACGGTCCGGGAGGGCGACCCTGAGATGCTGTACGCCCGCAATCTCTTCGCCGTCACCGAAGAGTATGGCCTCTGGTCACCCTCAGACGGGGCGTTCGACTGGCTGGAGGTGACGAGCTACGGTGAGTACTCTCACCCCTACTATTCGTTGATGCGGGTATGGAGCATCCAGAACAGGCTTGCCCCCTCGCTGAACCTGAGCCCGTATGTGGAGGGCTCGTATACGGACGCGCTGCCGTTCACGATCGCACCCGACAGGCTGGTGAACCTCACCACCGCCCTCTCCCTCTTCAGGGACCACTACGAAGGAACCGACTTTGACCTGACCGGAGGGATCGCCGCAGGGCCGTTCGGGAACCCGTACCGCTCCCTCGGCCCCGCCGATGCGCACACCGATTTCCAGAACGGATCATTCATCGAGGTGCGTGCCGGTGCGAATCCAAGGCCGGTCTCGGCGATCTTCTGCAGTTACAGCTATGTTGCAGAGGCGCGCTCAGACCTCCCTGACCCGGTCGGCGGCGTGCTCTGGTTCGGTCCTGCAGTCGCATATGAGACGGTGTACGCACCGATCTACGCGGGATCTGAAAGTCTCTCGCGCTCATACACGACCGGGGCGAGGACGGTATACGATCCCGATGCCGCCTACTGGACATTTGCTTCTGTCACGAACTGGGCGATGCTCAGGTACGATGCGATGATCGAGGATATCAGATCAAAGCAGACCGAACTGGAAGCGGGATCGATCGAGCGGGTGCGCCAGACCGACGCTGAAGCGGCAGATCTCATCGCAAAGGGGGATGAGGCCGCTGCACGCCGTCTTCTCACAAACGTCACCGTTGCACGGGGAGACGAGATCATCGAGGAATGGCAGAACCTCTCAGGGACGCTGATCGTGAAGTATGCAAACGGGCTGATCACCGATCCTCTGACCGGGGCGGTGGATGAGCCCGGGTATCCGGCATGGTGGTATCAGGCAGCCGGTTACCAGTACGGCCCGCGGGTCTATGACCTCGAGGACCTCCGCGCCACCGAAGGCCTGAACTATACGGGAAGAAGCGTGTGGGTCCAGAAGAACGCCTCGTTTGAGGAGATCCTGGAACTGATCTGACGGGACCCTCTTTTTTGTGTGGCGGCCGGCGTGTTGTCTTTTTTCGCCGGATCATGAGAGCGATGGGTGGTCGGCACGCCTGCAGCCGTGTGGCCTCCTGCTCCTTTTTTTCGTGGGAAAAAAGGTGGGGCATTCCCTGATGCTCAGGGGCTGACCGGGTCCACGACCCGCCCCATGAAGAGAATTGTTCCGGTGTCGTTGTCCAGGATCGCGAATATGAATGGGTGATCGGCCCTGAAGGTCGGCGTCTCGTCTCCTTCAAGGGAGGTCTTCAGGTTTATGATCACCCCGGTGGCGGCGGCTGCCTCAGTGCCCTCTTCGTTCACGTCCACAAACGCCTTGTGGACGACCCTGCTGACAAAGAGGTTCTGTGTGCCGTCCATTCCCGAGAGGTCGGCGGCGTCGGTGAAGGCGGTCGGCATCCCCATCGCCGCAAGCGTCCCGGCCAGCGGGTATGTCGTCTCAAGCGAGAATTTCGGGAAATAGACGTTCACGCGCCGCTCGGTCAGGGATTGCCGCAGATCGTCAATCTTCTGCGCGTCGAGCGACTCCTCGGCTGCCTCTATTTCGTCGGGGAGGATGACGAGCATGGAGAGGCCCGTCCCGCTCTCGTGGGTATAGGGCATCTCGAGCACCTGGAGGGTGTTGGTCTCCGCGTAGCCATACACGGCTTCCTCGTCGGTCCGCTGCATCATCGGGACGAGCACGCTCTCGCCCGGTCCTTTCCTGAACTCCGCCTCGACCGTCTTGTTCTCATCGAACTGCTTCACCCACGTCCCCTTGAAGTAGATGGCGTTGGTGATCACCAGTCTGGTCAGTGGACTGATGGATCCTTCGGGCAGCAAATCCTTGATCAGGTCGTTCGTCCTCTCCTCCACCCACCGGTTGATCGTGATGCGCGAAGCCTCGGGCTGGGTGGTGAAGTCGAGGTTGGTGACGTTTGCAGAGTAATAACGTCCGGCCGTTTCGATGTAGTCCTGGAGGAAGGGGTAGGTCTCCTCAGCCCACAGGGCGTTTGCCGTCCGCAGGGTGTAGCCGGAATCTTCGCTGTTGATGCCCGCATCGATCGCCAGAAACCCTTCCCGTCTGGCGGTGTCGTCTACCGGGAGATGGAAGACCGCCCTGATCTCATCGGCGGTTCTGCCGCGGGCGCCCTCGTAGGTGATCGCGAGGGCAGATGAGATGCTGTAGGGCGAGAAGAAGAGGTTTTCTTCCGCGTACGCCGGATCGTTTCTCAACTCCTGATACAGGTCGAAGGCGAACCGGTTGTTTCCGGCGGCCACGCTGTCATTTCCCCCGGCCTCCGGGATATCCTCCCCGGCCGGAGGCGTGGGCTCCGGAGATGCCGCATCCTGAACCCCGGTGCATCCGGCAAGGACTGTGGCGATGACAACCACCGATGCCAGGAGCACGAGGCCGGCACGATTGTGTTTCATGCCCGCTCTTTTGGCGTGCTGATAGATATCTCTGGCGTTCACTACGAATTTTTTCGAAGGTATCACTTTTGATGCGTCCGTATATCTGGGCGGTTCTGCTGGAAAAAAGATGGGGCCCCGGGATTATGACGATACGTGCCGCTTCAGGATCTCCTCGTAGGTGCTCGTACCGGATTGATTGTCGCCGGCTATCACCGAATCGAGCCCCTGCTGGAAGAGCGCCACCACCGAATCGGGTGTGTTTCGGTTGAATGCATAATACAGGTCATAGCAGTCGAGGGTATAGACCGGTTCCATGAATGAGGCGGATCCGGTGGCTTTTCTGGCGGCGATCATTCCTGCCTCCTGTCCATAGCACCAGAGATCGATCCGGCCGTCCTGAAGACTTTTGATGATCACTGCAGGATCCTGATCGGCCAGCATGTTCTTCTGCGGGACGCCGAGGGCTTTCAACTGTCCGATCGCTGCATCGTTTGTTACGACGCCGATAGTGTAATTCTTCAGGTCTTCAGGTCCGTTTATGGTGATGCTGGATGATTTTGGGGCGAAGAGCACCATTTTTTGTGTGGTAAACGGGCCTGCCCATTTGAAATCCGCTTCGCGCCCTGGCAGTCGGGTGATGGAGAAAATAACGGTATTCGGTGTTGATAGTGCGGTGTTGTAGGCCTCGTCCCATTTCATCATCCGGATCTTCCCGGCAGGGATCGGCGTTCCGGCATCCGCGGCGATCTCCTTGAGGATGTCCACGGCAATGCCGGTGACGCTGCCGTTATCCATGTAGTTATAGGGGGGATAGTCTTCGGTCACATAGGTCAGCGAGGAGAGATCTGCTCCGCCGCCTGTCCCGGTACATCCGGCGGAGAGGAAAAAGGCCAGACAGAGGGCGCCGGCCAGCAGCAACAATCCCGATTTCATCGTGGGATCTTATCTGGTTGGATATTAATGATTTGTCATTTTTATTCGTGATAGATTTGTGTACGGCGGCCTCCCCCAACTCGACTGAGTGCTATCGTCTTTGTGGGGGCCGATCTCCGGGAGGAGATTGGCGGGCATCAGCACGGGGAACCTTTCCGGTGAAATGACGAGGGAAAACACGTTCGTGCGGAAGAAACTGAAGCAAGAGAACAGGATGCTGCTATGGGGTATTCAAACAGGACGTTTGTGTTCCAAATAATTATTTACCCTTGTACAACCACTGATCAATCATGGCGCGAGGGGTACGATCAGGGAGTGCGTTTCACCGGACCGATGCGACGTACACCCGACAGGGCACCGAGATGATTGAGAAGGCCGTGGTCGAGGGGCGGATCACCCGCGATGATGCGGACCTGATCACCTTGTTTCTTGCCGAACTATCGGCAGCGGGCCGGGGAATATGCGCGAGCCGGCGGTATAAAATAACGGTCCACGCGTGCGCACTCCGCCGATGGCTCCCGCCGTTCCGCGAGGCGACCTATGCCGATCTTCTGCGGGCGGTGGAGTCCGTCAAGACGGCGACGAAGGCAAACGGCGAACCATACGCGAAAAACACGATTGCCGATATTGTCCGAATCCTCCGCCGTCTGTTCATGTGGATGGGTGAAGAGGGGTTCACGGAGATCCCGGCGGAGAAGATCCGGCGAAAGATCCGGCCGCCGCCCTATCAGCGTGTGACGAAGGGAGTAGATGACGTTTTGACCGAGGATGAGATCCGGCGGTCGATCGAGGCGTGCCGGACCACAAAGGACCGGGCTTTGATCAGCGTTCTTTATGAAAGCGGAATGCGGATCGGGGAACTCGCAGCCCTCCGGTGGCGCGATATTGAGTTTAACGATTGGAACGCCGCCCTATCGACAGACGGCAAAACCGGAATCCTTCGGTATATCCCGCTGATCCTCGCACGGGGCGATCTTGCAATGTGGCGCGGCCAGTACCCGGGCGACCCTCGCGGCGACGCCCTGGTGTTTCTCACCGAGCACACACACCAGCCGCTGCAGTACGCGGGTGTCGTGAAGCAGATCAAGGCGATCACAGTGCGGGCCAGGATTGAGAAAAAAATCACGCCGCACTTGTTCAGGCACTCGCGGATCACGCACCTGGTGCAGCAAGGCGTGTCGGAATCGGTGATCAAGTTGATGATGTGGGGCAATTTGCGCACCGATATGCTTGAAACATATCTTCACCTGCGAAAAGACGATATTTCAAAGGCAATGGCGACATTGAACGGTGTTGAGACGCCGGACACATCAGACGCGGTTTCGCCCCTCGAACCGAAACAATGCCCGCGGTGCAAGCGGATATGGCCCCCGGATGCCGGGTGGTGCATGGCCTGCGGGCTTGAACTGACCGAGGCCGCGGCGGACGAAAAGGCGCGGTTGAAGGCCGAGGCCATAGAGTTTGTAGAACTTGCAACCGAGCACCCCGATCTGATGCGGGAGGTTCTCGACGAGATGCGATCACGTCGCGCCACATCGGTTGTGAAGTGACCGCATCGAGGGAGATCACAGGGCGGTGGGAGATGGTGGGCGGAGATCATTGATTTTCTTTTTTGGCCCGCTGTGCTGCCTTTCGACACTTTTCATTCGAACAATATTCCGCATCCGAACGGACTGAAACAAATTCCTGCCCGCACCATTTGCAAATTTTATGATGCCTGCCGGCTTCTCTGACTACTTGCCGTGCTTGGCGAGCCCACTTTTTTTTTAGGGTTCGTAGTTCGGATCGATAGTATGTCTCACATTGTGAAGTAGTGATCACGGTGGGGTGGGAGAGAAGTTTTAGGGCTTTTACAGAACGGTATCTATCTCCTAATGTGCTGTGGTTTTCTCCCACGTTATAACCCGGATCTTGCCGAATCCACTTTCCATCTGAAAGAAACGCGTGGTTTTCTACAAATATCTTGTAAATAGCCGCCTGATGTTCTACAAGCAACTCACTTTTGAGATCTTGATATTCGGGGCGGTCAAAATTGTTTTCATAGTTTTTTTTGAGAAGTTCCCGGTAACGTCCGTTACACGCGCGTATCTGCTCGAAGATAAACGAGGAGGGTTGATCGTCTATATTATTCAATGTCCCAGATAATAAATCTCATCTCTCATATAAAGATGTTTCTATTAATCACATCGAAACGCCACTAAATTGTATGGCAATTACAGAGTTGCTGTACAACGCTGTCGACGCCGGCGCGATCCTGTGTGCCTCACCGCAAACTGTGGGGCGTTGGATTCGTTCTGGTGAACTCAGGGCAGTGAAAATCGGTCGCCGCTGGAAAATCAGGGAGTCTGATCTGGAGGCATTTATTGAAAAAATGGACCACGACACCGGGAGGGGTAAGCAAGCGCCAACTTCCGCCCCCTTCCCCGGCCACCGACACGCCCCGCAGATGGGGGTGACGGATGACTGATCAATCTGCTCAGCGCGGCAAAGAAACCATCGCCATCGGCCGCCGAATGAAGATGAACGGATGCGGCAGGGTGCCGGTCTACAGCCGGGCGGCGTATGAGGCGATCTGCAAGGAAAGCCCGTTGGAGGGTGCAGCCATCGCGGTAATGGAGCGCCGCGGGATGATCATCATTCGCGAGCGAGAGGCGCAAAAATGCGAGTAGAGCAGTGCCAGCCACCCGCCCCAGGACAGCAAGCACCGGACAACGCCCACATGGGGATTGCCTTAAATATGACAAGGGCGCGCAAATATAAAAACCCTTCTGCGATGTGGTGCGCACCGGGCGGGCTCCCGCTCATCTTCGACGAACTTCTTCGACGCCTCCAGGGGCACATCGACGACCTGACCGATGACGAGTTCGAGGTCCTCGAATTCCTGTCCCGGCGGGGACTCGGGATGACGCCGCCGCCATTGTCGAGGCGGGCCGCCGCTCTCCTTGATGCAGATGTGCGAGCCATGCGGTGGATCCTCTACCGCGGCGGGGAGGGGTGCGAATGACCCCCAAGCCGCGATCCTCTCTGGGGCCGATCCCGCTCATCGACGGGATCAGCCTAACGATCGCCGCCGAGCGCGATCGGTGGATATCGACCTTCACCAGGGGCGAGGAAGTGATCGCCGAGGAGCGCAGCAAGACGCCGCCGTGGGCCGGGCGATACGCTGCCGGGCGGCTTACCAACGTGGTTTGTACCGCTGTACCGCTGGACAAAAAGACGGTAAGGGCGGCAATCATCAAGATCTTCGAGGCGATTGAGGGGTCCGACGACGCCCAGGCACTGGTCTCCGAACCAGCTGCACGGGTGATCGGTGAGACGGTGGCGGTCCGGGTTGAAGTCTGCGACCCCCCGGTCTATCTGATTGACTTAGAGCAGGGGAAGAGCATGGCCTTCACAGCGCGGGATGTCGCAGCCCACGCCCCGATCGCCCTGAACACGCGATGGCTCTCCGTACACCCCCGGGAACCCCTGGGCGCATCGGGTCGAGACTTCGAGACGGTGATCGACTTTTGGCTCTCGATCGCCGAGGAGGTTGAGCCCGCCGGGAGCGTCTCGCCGTGGGAGTCAGTCGTTGAACGTCTCCAGATCAGGATCGCCCCCCTTGAAGCCCCTCAAACTCCTGATGGCCTTATAAAGGGCGGGATCTACCAGGAGCCAGGCGGCCCCTTGTGGATAAGCGGGCGGCTGGTCGGGGACGTGCTCAAGGACTCGGGCCGGAATGAAAACGACGCGGGGTTCTCGAAATACCTCCAGGCCGCCGGGCTCCTGGTATGCCCGTCACAGCCCAAACGACTCGGGAGGATGTTGATCCGCGCCTGGGGATTCACGCCAGACTTCCGGCCGGATGATCCGAAGGTGTCCGACTTCAGTGATCTGACCGCTGAGGAGGTGGCGCCATGACCTGTTACGCGTTACACGTTACGCGCCCGCGAGCGATCATGCATGTGCGAAATCGCACATTGTGCATTTCCACCCGTAACACCCGTAACGGTGTAACAAATTTAAGGGGATCGCGAGATTCCTCTTTGTGCCGAACGGCTCTTCGTTCCTCTCTCACGTGCGATGGATGGGGGCCGATCCGATGACTGCCGACCTGATCCGGTGGAGGGGTGGCCCCGGGGCCGGCAAGAGCACGACCCTGATCGAGTTCTGCCGAGCCGAAGTATCAGCGGGCGCAGCGATCGGCGACATCAGCGTGATGACCTTCTCCCGCGCCCAGGCGTCCGACCTGGCCCGACGCCTTCACGAATTGGTCTTCCTGGACGCCGATCCAAAGACGATCTCGCGGATGTGCGGCACGATCCACGCCTGCGCCCTGCGTCAGTGCATGGCCGCCGGTCTGATTGAGGACCCGCGGGAGCAGGTGATAACCGTCACCTCCCGGCGGAAGGCCCCGATCTATGAAGAATTTATGGCAGGGCACGGTCTCGCCTTCGACCCGACGATCGGCGCCGAGGACGACGCCCCCAGCCGTGCTGATCTCCCGGTCGGCAACCAGGTGATCGCCCTCGCCGCGTACCTGACGGCGACCATGCGCCAGCCCGACGAGTGGCGGGTGGCCGCCACCGCCCTGGGTCTTGCGGCCCAGCCGCAGATCTGGCCGTTTTCTTACTACATAACCGCATGGCGGGATTACAAGGCCAAAAACGGGCTCTTCGAGCACGAGGACTATATACGCCTGGCCCTCGTTCACAGACTCCCGCCCCCCGCCTCGATCCTCGTCGTGGACGAGTACCAAGACGTTTCACCCGCACAGGATGCCCTGATCCGATCGTGGATC from Methanofollis liminatans DSM 4140 encodes:
- a CDS encoding dipeptidase codes for the protein MLFLSSASVSACTIFAVTPGASEDGTMYLGHTNDGVGTDWRNIDDISVTYIPAADHPAGAKRAVLFDPDSGSDAAGNKGGDASEWVLGSIDQVPHTYGYYTASYGMMNEHQLLSAECTDYARIQLDAEEGRRIFYSSELSNVALERCRTAREAIELTGALIETYGYYGTGETLIFADPEEAWVIEICCSPTGTGGLWVAERIPDGEVFVAGNEFRIRTVREGDPEMLYARNLFAVTEEYGLWSPSDGAFDWLEVTSYGEYSHPYYSLMRVWSIQNRLAPSLNLSPYVEGSYTDALPFTIAPDRLVNLTTALSLFRDHYEGTDFDLTGGIAAGPFGNPYRSLGPADAHTDFQNGSFIEVRAGANPRPVSAIFCSYSYVAEARSDLPDPVGGVLWFGPAVAYETVYAPIYAGSESLSRSYTTGARTVYDPDAAYWTFASVTNWAMLRYDAMIEDIRSKQTELEAGSIERVRQTDAEAADLIAKGDEAAARRLLTNVTVARGDEIIEEWQNLSGTLIVKYANGLITDPLTGAVDEPGYPAWWYQAAGYQYGPRVYDLEDLRATEGLNYTGRSVWVQKNASFEEILELI
- a CDS encoding serpin family protein, whose translation is MKHNRAGLVLLASVVVIATVLAGCTGVQDAASPEPTPPAGEDIPEAGGNDSVAAGNNRFAFDLYQELRNDPAYAEENLFFSPYSISSALAITYEGARGRTADEIRAVFHLPVDDTARREGFLAIDAGINSEDSGYTLRTANALWAEETYPFLQDYIETAGRYYSANVTNLDFTTQPEASRITINRWVEERTNDLIKDLLPEGSISPLTRLVITNAIYFKGTWVKQFDENKTVEAEFRKGPGESVLVPMMQRTDEEAVYGYAETNTLQVLEMPYTHESGTGLSMLVILPDEIEAAEESLDAQKIDDLRQSLTERRVNVYFPKFSLETTYPLAGTLAAMGMPTAFTDAADLSGMDGTQNLFVSRVVHKAFVDVNEEGTEAAAATGVIINLKTSLEGDETPTFRADHPFIFAILDNDTGTILFMGRVVDPVSP
- a CDS encoding substrate-binding periplasmic protein → MKSGLLLLAGALCLAFFLSAGCTGTGGGADLSSLTYVTEDYPPYNYMDNGSVTGIAVDILKEIAADAGTPIPAGKIRMMKWDEAYNTALSTPNTVIFSITRLPGREADFKWAGPFTTQKMVLFAPKSSSITINGPEDLKNYTIGVVTNDAAIGQLKALGVPQKNMLADQDPAVIIKSLQDGRIDLWCYGQEAGMIAARKATGSASFMEPVYTLDCYDLYYAFNRNTPDSVVALFQQGLDSVIAGDNQSGTSTYEEILKRHVSS
- a CDS encoding tyrosine-type recombinase/integrase, whose product is MARGVRSGSAFHRTDATYTRQGTEMIEKAVVEGRITRDDADLITLFLAELSAAGRGICASRRYKITVHACALRRWLPPFREATYADLLRAVESVKTATKANGEPYAKNTIADIVRILRRLFMWMGEEGFTEIPAEKIRRKIRPPPYQRVTKGVDDVLTEDEIRRSIEACRTTKDRALISVLYESGMRIGELAALRWRDIEFNDWNAALSTDGKTGILRYIPLILARGDLAMWRGQYPGDPRGDALVFLTEHTHQPLQYAGVVKQIKAITVRARIEKKITPHLFRHSRITHLVQQGVSESVIKLMMWGNLRTDMLETYLHLRKDDISKAMATLNGVETPDTSDAVSPLEPKQCPRCKRIWPPDAGWCMACGLELTEAAADEKARLKAEAIEFVELATEHPDLMREVLDEMRSRRATSVVK
- a CDS encoding helix-turn-helix domain-containing protein, whose translation is MAITELLYNAVDAGAILCASPQTVGRWIRSGELRAVKIGRRWKIRESDLEAFIEKMDHDTGRGKQAPTSAPFPGHRHAPQMGVTDD